The Stenotrophomonas sp. ASS1 genome segment ACCGATCTGTACCAGCGCATCGTCGAAGGCCGCCTGGTACAGGCCGCCGAGCCGGGCGATTACCAGCAGCGCGATGTCAGCGCCGACTACATCCAGCGCATTGCCGACGACGTGCAGCTGGACCGCCCATTGAAGGTCGTGGCCGATGCCGGCAACGGCGTGGCCGGCGCGCTCGCGCCGCAGCTGCTGGAAGCGATCGGTGCGGAAGTCATCCCGCTGTACTGCGATGTCGACGGTACCTTCCCCAACCATCATCCCGACCCCAGCGAGCCGGCCAACCTGGAAGACCTGGTGCAGACGGTGAAGCGCTTCGGTGCCGATCTCGGCGTCGCCTTCGATGGCGACGGTGACCGCCTGGGCGTGGTCACCGGCGAAGGAAAGATCATCTATGCCGACCGCCTGCTGATGCTGTTCGCCGCCGACGTGCTGATGCGCAATCCGGGCGCGATGGTGATCTACGACGTGAAGTGCACCGGCAAGCTGTCCGACCACGTGCTGCGCAATGGTGGCAGCCCGCTGATGTGGAAGACCGGGCATTCGCTGATGAAGGCGAAGATGCGCGAGACCGATGCCGAGCTGGCTGGCGAGATGAGCGGCCACTTCTTCTTCAAGGAGCGCTGGTTCGGTTTCGACGATGGCCTGTATGCGGCTGCGCGCCTGCTGGAGATCCTGGCCCAGCGCGAGGAGACTCCGGACGAGGTACTGGCAGAGCTGCCGGAGATGGTGGCCACGCCGGAGCTGAAGGTGCCGGTGGCCGAAGGCACGCCGCATGCGCTGGTGGCGATGCTGGTGGCGGCGGCGCAGTCGCCGGACAACCCGTATGTGGGCGGTCGCCTGTCGACCATCGACGGCCTGCGCGTGGACTTCCCCGATGGCTGGGGCCTGGTGCGCGCCTCCAACACCACACCAGTGCTGGTGCTGCGCTTCGAGGGCAATGACGAGGCGGCGCTGGAACGCATCCAGGCGCTGTTCCGCAGCCAGCTGCAACCGGTGCTGGGCGACACCCCGCTGGGGTTCTGATTGATCGGGATTGGATCGATCGGGTAGTGCCGGCCGCTGGCCGGCAACCACAGGATGGTTCTGGGGTTCAGGAGGTTGCCGGCCAGCGGCCGGCACTACCCCTTGAACCGCAAGCCCACGCCCGGTTCGGTGAACAGGTAGCGCGAATCCAGCGCTGAATCGCCCAGCTTGTGCCGCAGCTTGCCGACCAGGATGCGCAGGTAATGGGTGTCGTGCTGGTGGGTCGGGCCCCAGATCTCCTGCAGGATCTGTGGCTGGGTCACCACCCGCCCGGCGTTGCGCAGCAGCAGCGACAGCAGCGCGTACTCCTTGCGGGTCAACGCTACCGGCTCGCCATCCAGCGCCACTTCACGGCGGACCAGGTCCACATGCAGGTGGCCATCGTCGAATACCGGCGGCGTGCCATCACTGGGCACGCTGCGCGTGCGCAGCAGCGCCCGCACCCGCGCCATCAGCTCCTGCGTGCCGAACGGCTTGGTCACGTAGTCATTCGCGCCGGTATCCAGCGCACGCACCTTCTCCGCCTCGCCGGCACGCACGGTCAGCATGATCACCGGCACCTGGCTCCACTGCCGCAGTTGTTCCAGCACCTCGTGGCCTTCCATGTCCGGCAGGCCGATATCCAGGATCACCAGATCCATGTCCTCGCTGGCGGCCAGCTGCAGGCCTTCCTGGCCGGTGGCGGCCTGCCGCACCTGGTAGCCCTGCGCGCGCAGGCTGATGTCCAGGAACCGGCGGATCTGGGTTTCATCATCGATCACCAGCACGCGCGCGGCCGGCACGCTGGCATCAATCGGGGTCGGGCTCATCGTGGGAGGCTGGCTTGAGCAGGGGCAGGGTGATGCGGATCAGGGTACCGCGACCGTCGCGTCCGGGCAGCGCCTGCACGCTGCCGCCATGCGCGCCGATCATGCCCTGGCAGATGGTCAGGCCCAGGCCGGTGCCATGGCGGCCACGGTCGCCACGTTCGACGCTGTAGAACATGTCGAAGATGCGCGCACGCTCGTCGTCGGGAATGCCGGGGCCGGCATCGATCACGTCGATGCGCAGCTGGCCGTCCAGTTCACGCGCCTGCACCTGCACGGCCGCATCCGGCGGTGAGAATTTGGCCGCGTTTTCCATCACGTTGAACACCGCCTGTTCGACCAGCGCCGGGTGTACCCAGATCGGCGCCAGCGTGGCCGGAATGTCCAGCTCCAGCCGCACCTTCGGCTGGTAGCGCTGCAGGCGCCGTGCGGCCGAGCCGATCAGTTCGTCCACGCCGATCCAGTCGCGGTTGATCTTCAATCCCTCGTGGCCGAGGCGGGTCATGTCCAGCAGGTTCTGGATGTAGCGGTCCAGCCGTTCGCCCTCGACCAGGATGGTGTCGAGCAGGGCACGGCGATCGGCCGTATCCATTGCCGTACCATAGCTGGCCAGGCTGTCGGCCGAGCCGATCATCGCCGCCAGTGGCGAGCGCAGGTCGTGCGACACCGAAGAGAGCAGCGCCGAGCGCAACCGCTCGGTCTCGTTGCTGACGTGCGCCTGCTCCAGTTCGGCCACCAGCCGCGTGCGCAGCGCGGCCTGCGCGATGTCATCGACCATTGCTTCGGCCAGCTGCCGTTGTTCGGGCAGCAGGCGCGCCTGTGCGCCGGGCAGGTACAGGCCGGCCACGCCGATCGCGCGGTCCTCGCCATCCAGCAACGGCAGGAACCACCACTGCGCGCCGGCCAGGGTGTCGGTGAAGCGGCCACTGGGCTGGCCATGGCGCAGCGCCCAGTCGGCGGCGGCCAGGTCGGTGTCGCCGGGCTGGCTGCGGCCACCGGTTGCGGTATCGGCGCCGATGCGCAGCCACGCCGGCACGTCCATGGCCTGTTCCAGTGCATGCCGACCCGCCTGCGCCACCTCGCCGTTGCCGGCGGCACTGGCCAGTTGGCGGCCCAGCTGCTGGCGCGCACGCGCATGGCGGTTGGCCGCGCGCAGCGCGATCACCTGCATGCGCAGGCGCGAGGCCAGGCGCCCGGCCACCAGTGCCGCGGCCAGGAACAGGAACACGGTGATCACGCCCTGGCGTGCACCGATGGCGAAGGTGAAGCGCGGCGCGATGAACAGGAAGTTGTAGGCGAGGAAGCACAGGATCGCCGCCATCACCGCCACGCTGGCGCGCGTGCGCGCAGCGACCAGCACCACCGCCACGATGAACACCATCGACAGATCGGCCATGCCCACCCAGCGTTCGGCCAGCCATGCCACCGCACAGGCCAACGCGGTGGCGATCAGTGCCTGCGCCGGTTCGTAGCTGATGCCGCGCACCGGCGGCAGCAGGCCCTCGCGGCGCGAGCGCGCACGTGCCTGCGGCGTGCTGATGATGGTGATCTCGTAATGCGCGCCGCGCTGGATCAGCTGCTGGGTCAACGTTCGGTTGAACATCCGCGCCAGCGGGCGCTCGCGGGTCCGCCCCAGCACCAGGGTGGACACGCCGTTGTGCGCGGCGTGGTCGAGCAGGGCGTCGGCGATGCTCGATCCGTGCAACAGCTCGGCGTCGCCGCCCAGCCGCCGTGCCAGGGCGAAGGCCGCATCGATCTCGCGCTGGGTCGCCTCGTCCTGGCGTCGTCCCTGCACGGTCACCACGGTCCATGGTGCGTCGCGGCGTTCGGCGATGCGTCGCGCCACGCGCACCAGGTATTCACTCTGGCCGCCGCCGTCGATCGCCACCAGCACGCCGCGGCGCAGCGGCAGGTTGCTCTCGCCACGGGCAGCGCGTGCCTCACGCAGGCTGCTGTCGACGCGATCGGCGGCCTCCTGCATTGCAAGTTCGCGCAGTGCGGTCAGGTTGGCCGGCGAGAAGAACGCCTGCAGCGCCTGCGCGGCCTGTTCCGGCACATAGACCTTGCCCTGCTGCAGGCGCGCGATCAGCTCGCGCGGCGGCAGGTCAACCAGCACGATGTCGTGCAGGCGGTCGAGCACGCCGTCCGGCACGGTCTCGCTCACGCGCACGCCGGTGATGCGCATCACCACATCATTGAGGCTTTCCAGATGCTGGATGTTGACCGTGGTCCAGACGTCGATGCCGGCGTCCAGCAGCTCCATCACATCCTGCCAGCGCCGCTCATGGCGGCTGCCCGGCGCATTGCGGTGGGCCAGTTCGTCCACCA includes the following:
- a CDS encoding sensor histidine kinase KdpD, which encodes MTDARTRQADALVEGLQREAGGKLTVFLGAAPGVGKTYTMLTRAQEQLRRGVDLVVGLVETHGRADTQALLEGLPQLPLKAVAYHGHILQEMDLDAVLARHPALVLVDELAHRNAPGSRHERRWQDVMELLDAGIDVWTTVNIQHLESLNDVVMRITGVRVSETVPDGVLDRLHDIVLVDLPPRELIARLQQGKVYVPEQAAQALQAFFSPANLTALRELAMQEAADRVDSSLREARAARGESNLPLRRGVLVAIDGGGQSEYLVRVARRIAERRDAPWTVVTVQGRRQDEATQREIDAAFALARRLGGDAELLHGSSIADALLDHAAHNGVSTLVLGRTRERPLARMFNRTLTQQLIQRGAHYEITIISTPQARARSRREGLLPPVRGISYEPAQALIATALACAVAWLAERWVGMADLSMVFIVAVVLVAARTRASVAVMAAILCFLAYNFLFIAPRFTFAIGARQGVITVFLFLAAALVAGRLASRLRMQVIALRAANRHARARQQLGRQLASAAGNGEVAQAGRHALEQAMDVPAWLRIGADTATGGRSQPGDTDLAAADWALRHGQPSGRFTDTLAGAQWWFLPLLDGEDRAIGVAGLYLPGAQARLLPEQRQLAEAMVDDIAQAALRTRLVAELEQAHVSNETERLRSALLSSVSHDLRSPLAAMIGSADSLASYGTAMDTADRRALLDTILVEGERLDRYIQNLLDMTRLGHEGLKINRDWIGVDELIGSAARRLQRYQPKVRLELDIPATLAPIWVHPALVEQAVFNVMENAAKFSPPDAAVQVQARELDGQLRIDVIDAGPGIPDDERARIFDMFYSVERGDRGRHGTGLGLTICQGMIGAHGGSVQALPGRDGRGTLIRITLPLLKPASHDEPDPD
- a CDS encoding response regulator transcription factor, translated to MSPTPIDASVPAARVLVIDDETQIRRFLDISLRAQGYQVRQAATGQEGLQLAASEDMDLVILDIGLPDMEGHEVLEQLRQWSQVPVIMLTVRAGEAEKVRALDTGANDYVTKPFGTQELMARVRALLRTRSVPSDGTPPVFDDGHLHVDLVRREVALDGEPVALTRKEYALLSLLLRNAGRVVTQPQILQEIWGPTHQHDTHYLRILVGKLRHKLGDSALDSRYLFTEPGVGLRFKG